From the Ferviditalea candida genome, one window contains:
- a CDS encoding cupredoxin domain-containing protein codes for MKRKYLQIFSAVAFSAIIVSACGGNSGTGGSKEVAPSAQTNAPSTKSQDAAQTQDNTKPKEEPKAQDTAKPESAPSRGTKEITITATNFKFDQTEIHVKKGDKIKLTLKNENGVHGLAIPDFGVKIDGSGTAEFVADKAGSFDFNCSVLCGPGHDGMVGKLIVEE; via the coding sequence ATGAAACGGAAATACTTGCAGATCTTTTCCGCCGTTGCCTTTTCAGCCATTATTGTAAGCGCTTGCGGCGGAAATTCCGGAACCGGCGGATCAAAGGAAGTCGCCCCATCAGCGCAAACTAACGCTCCAAGCACGAAGTCTCAAGACGCTGCGCAGACTCAAGACAATACCAAGCCTAAGGAGGAACCGAAAGCTCAAGATACCGCAAAGCCGGAGAGCGCCCCAAGCAGGGGGACGAAAGAAATAACGATCACCGCAACCAATTTTAAATTCGACCAAACTGAAATCCATGTCAAAAAAGGCGACAAAATCAAATTGACCCTGAAGAACGAAAACGGCGTCCACGGCCTTGCCATACCGGATTTCGGCGTCAAGATTGACGGTTCGGGGACGGCGGAGTTCGTTGCCGATAAAGCGGGTTCCTTTGATTTCAATTGCTCCGTTTTGTGCGGACCCGGGCATGACGGTATGGTCGGCAAACTGATTGTCGAAGAATGA